One Methylocaldum marinum DNA window includes the following coding sequences:
- a CDS encoding class I SAM-dependent methyltransferase → MVTPEEAKHRAATAYNAAADLFDAPELGFWDYYGQRTIERLGLLRGARVLDLCSGSGASALPAAERVGPDGNVLGVDVAERLLTLARTKAANRGLSNVEFRVGDMLQPGLPEAGFDAVVCVFGIFFVPDMAAAVRELWRLVRPGGKLAITTWGRNFFEPANGLFWDAVRSVRPELYKGFNPWDRIDDPAGLRAMLAEGGVGEVEIASEDYAHPLASPEDWWTIARGCGYRGTIDLLSAEEQARVRESNLVPLREGKVSAIEANALYAIAVKQS, encoded by the coding sequence ATAATGCCGCCGCCGATCTATTCGACGCGCCGGAACTGGGCTTTTGGGATTACTATGGACAGCGAACGATCGAGCGGCTCGGATTGTTGCGGGGAGCCAGGGTGCTGGATCTTTGTTCCGGCAGCGGCGCCTCGGCTTTGCCGGCTGCCGAGCGGGTGGGACCGGACGGTAATGTTCTGGGCGTTGACGTGGCTGAAAGATTGTTGACCCTTGCCCGGACCAAGGCAGCGAACCGCGGGCTTTCCAATGTCGAATTCCGCGTCGGCGACATGCTGCAACCCGGTTTGCCGGAAGCCGGCTTCGATGCGGTGGTCTGCGTGTTCGGTATTTTCTTCGTGCCGGACATGGCGGCGGCGGTCCGCGAGCTGTGGCGCCTGGTCCGGCCGGGCGGCAAACTGGCGATAACCACCTGGGGACGGAACTTTTTCGAGCCTGCCAACGGTCTATTCTGGGACGCCGTGCGTTCGGTGCGTCCGGAGCTCTACAAGGGTTTCAATCCTTGGGACCGTATCGACGATCCCGCGGGATTGCGTGCTATGCTCGCGGAAGGCGGTGTCGGCGAGGTCGAAATTGCAAGCGAAGACTACGCGCACCCGCTCGCGTCGCCGGAGGATTGGTGGACCATCGCGCGCGGTTGCGGGTATCGGGGCACGATCGATCTGCTTTCGGCGGAAGAGCAGGCGAGGGTCAGGGAAAGCAATTTGGTTCCCCTGCGGGAGGGCAAGGTTTCCGCTATCGAGGCGAATGCCCTGTACGCGATCGCCGTCAAGCAGAGTTGA
- a CDS encoding copper resistance system multicopper oxidase, which translates to MQTVNAMIRQCRIAGFWLAILAALPVQAGSYELVIDEKAVNLTGRERTAITANGSLPAPTLRWREGEEVALRVTNRLDEPTSIHWHGIVLPYDMDGVPGISFPGIPPGETFTYRFRLMQSGTYWYHGHSAMQEQLGLMGAIIIDPSEGETHAYDRDYTVMLSDWSDENPHRVLSKLKKQSDYYNFQKRTVFDFYRDLSDKGFQETMADRLAWGEMRMDPTDIADVTGYTYTFLVNGQNPAANWTALFKPGERIRLRFVNASAMTHFDVRIPGLKIRVIQADGQNVEPVEVDEFRIAVAETYDVLVEPRDARAYAIFAEAMDRSGHAQATLAPRRGMRAEVPPLRPRPLVSLADMAAAHGMDHGSGAEGPHAGMEHAPEPPPPTNGHEGHAMADMDHAAMQHQASPHAGHEGHAMPDHGQEHADTAERVLSYADLKSAEKHEDWREPDREIVLRLTGTMNRYVWSINGKKYSEAEPIRLKYGERVRFTYINQTMMNHPLHLHGMWQDLDTGKGPFNPRKHVVNVKPGETVHVDVPVDASGEWAFHCHLVYHMETGMFRKIIVEPPDAAAKKGA; encoded by the coding sequence GTGCAAACCGTAAATGCCATGATCCGACAATGCCGAATCGCGGGCTTCTGGCTCGCGATTCTGGCGGCGCTGCCGGTACAGGCCGGAAGCTATGAGCTGGTCATAGACGAGAAAGCGGTGAATCTGACCGGACGGGAACGGACCGCCATCACGGCGAATGGCTCCCTGCCGGCGCCCACGCTGCGCTGGCGGGAAGGCGAGGAGGTCGCCTTGCGCGTGACCAACCGGCTGGACGAGCCTACGTCCATCCACTGGCACGGCATCGTGCTACCGTACGACATGGACGGGGTGCCCGGCATCAGTTTCCCGGGCATTCCGCCCGGCGAAACCTTCACCTACCGCTTCAGGCTGATGCAGAGCGGCACCTACTGGTATCACGGTCACTCGGCGATGCAGGAACAGCTCGGCTTGATGGGCGCGATCATCATCGATCCTTCAGAGGGCGAAACCCACGCTTATGACCGCGACTATACCGTGATGCTTTCCGACTGGTCGGACGAAAATCCGCACCGGGTGCTTTCGAAGCTGAAAAAGCAGAGCGATTATTACAACTTTCAGAAGCGCACCGTGTTCGATTTCTACCGGGATTTGTCCGACAAGGGATTCCAGGAAACCATGGCCGACCGCCTGGCCTGGGGCGAGATGCGGATGGATCCGACCGACATCGCCGACGTCACCGGCTACACCTACACTTTCCTGGTCAACGGCCAAAACCCCGCAGCCAACTGGACGGCTCTGTTCAAGCCGGGCGAGCGCATCCGGCTGCGCTTCGTCAATGCTTCGGCGATGACCCATTTCGACGTCAGAATACCGGGACTTAAGATACGGGTGATTCAGGCGGACGGACAAAACGTGGAGCCGGTTGAGGTGGACGAGTTCCGCATCGCTGTCGCCGAAACCTACGACGTGCTGGTCGAACCCCGCGATGCCCGGGCCTATGCCATTTTCGCGGAAGCCATGGACCGCAGCGGCCATGCGCAGGCGACCCTGGCGCCGCGCCGCGGCATGCGGGCGGAAGTCCCGCCGCTGCGGCCACGTCCCTTGGTGAGCCTCGCGGATATGGCGGCGGCCCACGGTATGGACCACGGTTCCGGGGCCGAAGGGCCGCACGCGGGCATGGAGCATGCGCCGGAGCCGCCGCCTCCGACGAACGGCCATGAAGGCCATGCCATGGCGGACATGGATCATGCCGCGATGCAGCACCAGGCTTCTCCCCATGCCGGTCACGAGGGCCATGCGATGCCGGATCACGGGCAGGAGCACGCCGATACGGCGGAGCGCGTGCTGAGCTATGCCGATCTCAAAAGCGCGGAGAAACACGAGGACTGGCGCGAACCCGACCGGGAAATCGTTCTGCGCCTCACGGGCACCATGAACCGTTACGTCTGGTCCATCAACGGCAAGAAATACTCCGAGGCCGAGCCGATCCGGCTCAAATACGGCGAACGGGTGCGATTCACCTACATCAACCAGACCATGATGAACCATCCTCTGCATCTGCACGGCATGTGGCAGGACCTGGACACCGGCAAGGGGCCGTTCAACCCGCGCAAGCACGTGGTCAACGTGAAGCCCGGCGAGACCGTGCACGTCGACGTCCCCGTCGACGCGTCCGGCGAGTGGGCGTTTCATTGCCATCTGGTCTATCACATGGAAACCGGGATGTTCCGCAAGATCATCGTGGAGCCGCCCGATGCCGCTGCGAAAAAGGGAGCCTGA
- a CDS encoding copper resistance protein B — MPLRKREPEKVIPSLEHYRVRRSVPVCAAAILMMFGSGRATAQMDDAIYNYLRFERLEYEGNGDVHLFKWDVEGWTGNDDNKLWVKSEGDYVFEQDIFGRADLQLLYSRNIATFWDAQIGVRRAFEPERTFDGVIGIQGLAPYFFETEAALFINENGNVLGRFKLAYELLLTQRLIAQPRVEVNVSADDIENRGVKAGITEFEAGLRLRYEIVREFAPYIGFDYVEEQSLREHKHSVRAVAGIRAWF, encoded by the coding sequence ATGCCGCTGCGAAAAAGGGAGCCTGAGAAGGTGATTCCGAGTCTCGAACACTACCGTGTCCGGCGTTCGGTTCCGGTTTGCGCCGCGGCCATTTTGATGATGTTCGGGAGCGGCCGTGCGACCGCTCAAATGGACGACGCGATTTACAACTATCTCAGGTTCGAACGGCTCGAGTACGAGGGAAACGGCGACGTTCACCTCTTCAAATGGGACGTCGAAGGCTGGACCGGCAACGATGACAACAAGCTGTGGGTAAAAAGCGAAGGCGATTACGTGTTCGAGCAGGATATCTTCGGGCGCGCCGATCTGCAGTTGCTCTACAGCCGCAACATCGCCACCTTCTGGGATGCCCAGATCGGCGTGCGCCGGGCCTTCGAGCCGGAACGTACCTTCGACGGCGTGATCGGCATCCAGGGCCTCGCGCCATATTTTTTCGAGACCGAGGCGGCCCTGTTCATCAACGAGAACGGTAATGTGCTGGGGCGCTTCAAGCTCGCCTACGAGCTCCTGCTGACCCAGCGCCTGATTGCCCAGCCGCGTGTCGAAGTCAATGTCTCCGCGGACGACATCGAGAATCGCGGCGTGAAAGCCGGCATCACCGAATTCGAAGCGGGCCTGCGATTGCGCTACGAGATCGTTCGCGAGTTCGCGCCGTATATCGGATTCGACTATGTCGAAGAACAGTCCTTGCGCGAGCACAAACACAGCGTGCGCGCGGTGGCGGGTATAAGAGCCTGGTTTTGA
- a CDS encoding SphA family protein encodes MSMIPSRMAAALLLLSTGAVAQGDLGHKILGAVGLDAGIQPEEGVYAGDRFIYFSADRLRDRRGRPVPVKGLDIDAYANVVGISATYKPEGGPYLSAALAVPVAWLSTKADAPAADIDRFGLGDVFVEPLKVGWRLPHLDTVASYSFYAPTGQADRKGLGRPQWTQQFSLGGTLFFDDERTFRLSALASYNRYHEKIGIDVTRGDSVQLQGGLGGRWFQVLDAGIVGYALWQVADDRGSDLPPALRGAREHVFGLGPEIGVTIPALRARLTARYEWDFGAESRPEGQVLVVGLSFLAWRPQ; translated from the coding sequence ATGAGCATGATCCCGAGCCGGATGGCGGCGGCCTTGCTCCTGCTTTCGACCGGCGCCGTGGCGCAGGGCGATCTCGGTCACAAGATTCTCGGGGCGGTGGGACTCGACGCCGGTATTCAGCCCGAGGAAGGCGTATACGCGGGCGACCGGTTCATCTATTTTTCCGCCGACCGGCTGAGAGATCGGCGGGGCCGCCCGGTGCCGGTGAAAGGCTTGGATATCGATGCTTACGCGAACGTGGTGGGCATCTCCGCGACCTACAAGCCCGAGGGAGGGCCGTATCTGAGTGCCGCGCTCGCGGTTCCGGTCGCCTGGCTGTCGACCAAGGCCGATGCCCCGGCCGCCGACATTGACCGCTTCGGTCTCGGGGACGTCTTCGTCGAGCCGCTCAAGGTCGGATGGCGCCTGCCGCACCTGGACACCGTGGCGTCCTACAGTTTTTACGCGCCAACCGGCCAGGCCGACCGTAAGGGGCTGGGGCGGCCGCAATGGACCCAGCAATTCTCGCTGGGCGGAACGCTTTTCTTCGATGACGAGAGAACTTTTCGACTATCGGCTCTTGCCAGTTACAACCGCTATCACGAAAAGATCGGAATCGACGTCACCCGTGGCGATAGCGTGCAATTGCAGGGCGGACTCGGGGGACGATGGTTCCAGGTGTTGGATGCCGGAATCGTGGGCTATGCGCTGTGGCAGGTCGCCGACGATCGCGGGTCCGATCTTCCGCCGGCGCTCCGCGGCGCGCGCGAGCACGTCTTCGGCCTAGGCCCGGAGATCGGCGTCACCATCCCGGCGCTTCGGGCGCGCCTGACGGCGCGCTATGAATGGGATTTCGGAGCCGAGTCGCGGCCCGAGGGCCAGGTCCTGGTCGTGGGGCTGTCCTTCCTCGCCTGGCGCCCGCAGTGA